A single genomic interval of Methanooceanicella nereidis harbors:
- a CDS encoding peroxiredoxin family protein: MYKKDIPEETAGMEGYRANIGYRAPDFKLKNENGSQVSFHDWREDMQAVLVFIKAVDDRHTRELLIYLKDDAERIESREGRIIAVSYGNVRFNKRLVKELDLPFHILSDEGCDVIKTYGIFNEYDKLVGPAIFVINKGGIIRYIYTASNPEDVPEDTDILAALQGIVSPIMTEHV, from the coding sequence ATGTATAAGAAGGATATTCCGGAAGAAACGGCCGGCATGGAAGGCTACAGGGCAAATATAGGCTACAGGGCGCCCGACTTTAAGCTAAAAAATGAAAATGGCAGCCAGGTATCGTTTCATGACTGGAGAGAGGACATGCAGGCAGTCCTTGTATTCATAAAAGCGGTCGATGACAGGCATACGAGAGAACTTTTAATATACCTGAAAGATGACGCGGAAAGGATCGAGAGCCGGGAGGGGCGCATAATCGCAGTATCTTACGGCAACGTGAGATTCAACAAGAGGCTTGTTAAGGAACTGGACCTGCCGTTCCATATCCTCAGCGACGAGGGCTGCGACGTCATAAAGACGTACGGGATATTTAACGAGTATGATAAGCTCGTTGGTCCTGCAATATTCGTCATCAACAAAGGCGGTATCATACGGTATATCTATACGGCAAGCAACCCGGAGGACGTGCCTGAGGATACTGATATACTTGCGGCGCTTCAGGGAATAGTATCGCCGATAATGACAGAGCACGTTTAA
- a CDS encoding DNA polymerase subunit beta encodes MFSVRLRDFIETREHWLFSVVDYYDEEGIRCLLRYVPSPDGEREKDGIRYKKMGFDEAYEFMKREKPEYVKGVMVVPHEDVTTHYKPHDGLMNIIKTDERVKKMVNALPGIELCDMGITGSKLVGLGADTSDVDFLVYGKSWFKARDLLKKAIDEGRIEGIDAEGWKKIYNKRKPELSFDEFYVHEKRKGNRCLLNGALTDLLFVRDWDQIGPRIPIGNDLGTATITATVTNSDFAFDSPAIYEIDNPEISRVLSFTHTYAGQALAGEMIEARGRVEESSDGKVLVVGTSREPKGEWIKSLTLLGQ; translated from the coding sequence ATGTTTAGTGTCAGACTGAGAGATTTTATTGAGACACGAGAACACTGGTTATTTTCAGTAGTCGATTATTATGATGAAGAAGGTATCAGGTGCCTGTTGAGATATGTGCCGTCCCCTGACGGAGAGCGGGAGAAGGATGGCATCAGGTATAAAAAGATGGGTTTTGATGAGGCCTACGAATTCATGAAAAGGGAAAAGCCTGAGTATGTGAAGGGAGTGATGGTAGTCCCGCACGAGGATGTCACGACCCACTACAAGCCACATGATGGCCTTATGAACATCATTAAGACCGACGAGAGAGTTAAAAAGATGGTAAACGCTTTACCGGGGATCGAACTTTGCGATATGGGGATAACAGGCTCTAAGCTCGTGGGGCTGGGAGCGGATACTTCCGACGTTGATTTCCTTGTCTACGGAAAAAGCTGGTTCAAAGCCAGGGATCTTCTAAAAAAGGCCATAGATGAAGGCCGGATCGAAGGCATAGACGCGGAAGGATGGAAAAAGATCTATAATAAGAGAAAGCCGGAATTGAGCTTTGACGAGTTTTATGTCCACGAGAAACGCAAAGGCAACAGGTGCCTGTTAAACGGTGCCCTGACAGACCTTTTATTCGTAAGGGACTGGGATCAGATCGGACCAAGGATACCCATAGGAAACGACCTTGGCACCGCCACGATCACCGCCACCGTGACAAACTCGGATTTCGCATTTGATAGCCCGGCGATATACGAGATAGACAATCCGGAGATCTCCAGGGTACTGTCCTTTACGCATACATATGCCGGACAGGCACTCGCGGGGGAAATGATCGAGGCAAGAGGCCGCGTAGAAGAGAGCTCGGATGGTAAAGTACTGGTCGTCGGCACGTCCAGAGAACCAAAAGGCGAATGGATAAAGTCTCTTACTCTTCTGGGGCAATAA
- a CDS encoding CRISPR-associated protein Cas4: MQKIENKYVRISDITGLLYCPRALYFRLRRVSDPGIKPAEIRAEMFRLISSHLPDVLQTTDIENVRNAIDSACDDASVIYDRYPDIISNVRTEAYERIEDIASGLKNECEKNGRESVMSILIPRFERIMVFSDRLSISGVIDKVSNIDGKLIPVVVSASSPPDNGIYGPDRVRLAAYALLLSERCGEEIGQGAVEYVRGWTIRYTDIKNNDIRAVISARNKVKKIREGHMPSENTGKKCANCEYSSSCKVKVSFLDSLFKNL; this comes from the coding sequence ATGCAAAAAATTGAAAATAAGTATGTGCGAATATCTGACATAACAGGACTGCTATATTGCCCTCGAGCCCTGTATTTCAGGCTCAGAAGGGTCTCGGATCCGGGTATAAAACCCGCAGAGATCCGCGCAGAGATGTTCAGGCTCATATCATCCCATTTACCGGACGTATTACAAACGACCGATATTGAGAACGTAAGAAATGCGATAGATTCTGCATGTGATGATGCCTCTGTCATCTATGACAGATACCCGGATATTATAAGCAATGTGCGTACTGAAGCATATGAAAGGATAGAGGATATAGCGTCCGGCCTAAAAAACGAGTGCGAGAAAAACGGGCGAGAAAGTGTAATGAGTATACTGATACCCCGCTTTGAAAGGATCATGGTATTTTCTGACAGGCTTTCTATTTCAGGCGTCATAGATAAGGTATCGAATATCGATGGAAAGTTGATACCGGTAGTCGTAAGCGCATCATCCCCTCCGGATAATGGCATATATGGCCCGGACAGAGTCAGGCTGGCAGCTTATGCGTTACTATTATCCGAAAGATGCGGCGAGGAAATAGGACAGGGCGCGGTTGAATATGTCCGGGGATGGACGATAAGGTACACGGATATTAAAAATAACGATATAAGAGCTGTAATATCTGCAAGGAACAAGGTCAAAAAGATAAGGGAAGGGCATATGCCTTCTGAGAATACGGGAAAAAAATGTGCGAATTGCGAATATAGCTCTTCCTGCAAGGTAAAAGTATCGTTCCTTGACAGCCTTTTTAAAAATTTGTGA
- a CDS encoding SPFH domain-containing protein: protein MALFDTFLIVMAIFLMAVIIIILISGIRIIQPYQQGLWILLGQYRGRLNPGFNWVLPLVSNVIKMDLRTQVLDIPKQEVITKDNSPTNVDAIVYIKVVDPEKAFFEVTNYHIATIALAQTTLRSIIGDMELDEILYNREVINNKLRDILDKATDGWGVKVEAVEIREVDPVGTVKAAMEEQTSAERRRRAAILLADGNKRSAILEAEGAKQSMILKAEGTRQSKILEAEGSRVSKILEMQGQSQALRLLSLGAVPLDKKALTVLSLDTLAKMSNGQATKIIFPFEISKLVEQSAKYLGASEEFVSEIGKETDIEKLVGKPDDVLGRIPNPDELRSEVQSIESQLKKDLIETTKTAKDVRKMPKVEGINEIEDLK from the coding sequence ATGGCATTATTTGATACATTTTTAATAGTGATGGCAATATTCCTGATGGCCGTTATTATAATAATATTGATATCGGGCATCAGGATCATACAGCCATACCAGCAGGGCCTGTGGATATTGCTCGGACAGTATAGAGGCAGGTTAAACCCGGGTTTCAACTGGGTCCTTCCGCTGGTCAGTAACGTAATAAAGATGGACCTCAGGACACAGGTGCTGGACATCCCGAAACAGGAGGTCATCACCAAGGATAACTCGCCGACCAACGTCGATGCGATAGTATATATCAAGGTAGTGGACCCGGAAAAAGCGTTCTTCGAGGTCACAAACTACCATATAGCGACCATAGCCCTTGCCCAGACGACCCTCAGGAGTATCATCGGTGACATGGAGCTCGATGAGATACTATACAACAGGGAAGTAATTAATAACAAGCTAAGGGACATCCTTGACAAGGCCACAGACGGATGGGGAGTGAAAGTAGAGGCAGTCGAGATAAGAGAGGTGGACCCGGTCGGTACTGTTAAGGCGGCAATGGAGGAGCAGACCTCTGCCGAAAGACGCAGGCGTGCGGCAATATTGCTCGCAGACGGTAACAAGCGTTCTGCGATCCTTGAAGCGGAGGGCGCGAAACAATCCATGATCCTGAAGGCCGAAGGTACCAGGCAATCAAAGATACTTGAGGCAGAAGGTTCGAGAGTCTCAAAGATCCTGGAGATGCAGGGACAGTCTCAGGCATTAAGGCTTCTTTCATTAGGCGCAGTGCCGCTGGACAAAAAGGCTCTTACAGTGCTCTCCCTGGATACTCTCGCCAAGATGTCAAACGGGCAGGCAACGAAGATCATATTCCCCTTCGAGATATCCAAGCTTGTCGAACAGTCCGCAAAGTACCTGGGAGCTTCCGAGGAATTTGTGTCTGAGATAGGTAAAGAGACAGATATTGAGAAGCTTGTCGGAAAGCCGGACGATGTCCTCGGCAGGATACCCAACCCGGATGAGCTGAGATCAGAGGTCCAGAGCATCGAGTCACAGCTGAAAAAAGACCTCATAGAGACGACCAAAACGGCAAAAGATGTTAGGAAGATGCCGAAGGTCGAAGGAATTAACGAGATCGAAGATCTTAAATAA
- a CDS encoding NfeD family protein: MELGLLIIVIGALMLIAEALMPGYFIVVPGTILVIIGGLLIISPGLVTSPLGIILLILITVFVSGITISFYKRLAPGQIPSTTSMDTLVGKKGKVIRDVEPNTIDGKVKIDEQIWSATSDYKISSGENVVVTKTSGVHVFVSKER; this comes from the coding sequence ATGGAATTAGGCCTATTGATAATAGTGATCGGTGCGCTGATGCTTATAGCTGAAGCGCTCATGCCAGGCTACTTTATTGTTGTGCCGGGCACCATACTGGTCATAATCGGAGGTTTGTTGATAATATCCCCCGGATTAGTGACAAGCCCTCTGGGTATCATACTGTTAATACTTATAACAGTATTTGTAAGCGGTATTACGATCTCGTTCTATAAGCGGCTCGCGCCGGGACAGATACCCTCCACGACAAGCATGGACACCCTGGTAGGCAAAAAAGGCAAAGTGATCAGGGACGTCGAGCCTAATACGATAGACGGAAAAGTGAAGATAGACGAGCAGATATGGAGCGCCACTTCGGATTACAAAATATCCTCAGGAGAAAATGTGGTCGTGACAAAGACATCCGGCGTACATGTGTTCGTCAGCAAGGAGAGATGA
- a CDS encoding DUF531 domain-containing protein — protein sequence MLTLGLYNTYDKIKVLDIHYRGIARGAPIAYAFGFNLALVGFPYDFEKQELVDFVKDNTTIGESGAYLQKLQDEKRLYVFDIPKKGFPAQFGSLVVTSSHPDRKKAVSSDEIADMMIKNRSLFILIGLGRKGLPKEYFEMAPYHLDITDGKAISLETCTAIGAVTSRLYTIAEYKKKAMRTGNQYYSDHSDRK from the coding sequence ATGTTAACGTTAGGCCTTTACAATACATATGATAAGATCAAAGTTCTGGATATACATTACAGGGGAATAGCTAGAGGGGCCCCGATAGCTTATGCGTTCGGGTTCAACCTGGCTTTAGTGGGATTCCCGTATGATTTTGAAAAGCAGGAACTGGTCGATTTTGTAAAGGACAACACGACAATAGGCGAGTCAGGCGCTTACCTTCAAAAGCTGCAGGATGAAAAAAGGCTCTACGTATTCGATATACCGAAAAAGGGCTTTCCGGCACAGTTCGGCTCGCTCGTGGTCACATCATCGCATCCCGACAGGAAAAAAGCAGTGTCATCTGATGAGATCGCGGATATGATGATAAAGAACAGGTCATTGTTTATCCTGATAGGGCTCGGCCGCAAAGGATTGCCTAAAGAATATTTTGAGATGGCCCCTTATCATCTTGACATCACTGACGGCAAAGCAATATCCCTTGAGACCTGTACTGCCATAGGAGCCGTGACATCAAGGCTCTATACCATTGCAGAATATAAAAAGAAAGCTATGAGGACGGGTAATCAATATTATAGTGATCATAGCGACAGGAAATGA
- a CDS encoding peroxiredoxin family protein: MYRMGSRPQVGEKAPGFILRDCLGEDIGLSEYKGKRNVILAFYRGQSDKYSMEWLSQLRDDYIAFRGMDTEVLAVGPDNIENTLNIGGRYDIPFKLLCDPGLEVVRQYGVYDDIMDNAMTSAFLIDMEGIIRYMYVGKVPQDVPSNVELIKHLRDVISE, from the coding sequence ATGTATCGTATGGGATCCCGGCCGCAAGTCGGAGAAAAAGCGCCTGGCTTTATCCTGAGAGATTGCCTCGGAGAGGACATCGGATTATCGGAATATAAGGGAAAAAGGAATGTCATTCTTGCATTTTACAGAGGGCAGTCGGATAAGTATAGTATGGAGTGGTTATCGCAGCTAAGGGACGATTACATCGCCTTCAGGGGCATGGATACGGAAGTCCTGGCAGTCGGCCCGGACAATATTGAGAACACGCTCAACATCGGCGGGAGATACGACATACCGTTCAAGCTTCTGTGCGATCCCGGGCTCGAGGTCGTAAGACAGTACGGGGTCTATGACGACATTATGGATAATGCGATGACGTCCGCATTCCTGATCGACATGGAAGGGATCATAAGATATATGTATGTCGGCAAGGTGCCGCAGGATGTTCCTTCAAACGTCGAGCTGATAAAACATCTTCGCGATGTTATTTCCGAATAG
- a CDS encoding P-II family nitrogen regulator, giving the protein MKKIEAIIRPGVFERVKMALESENFLGMTVTDIKGRGRQKGVTQQWRGSEYRVDMLPKIKIELVVKDDEVEKVISVILESAHTGNVGDGKIFVIPVEESIRIRTGERGDIAI; this is encoded by the coding sequence ATGAAAAAGATCGAAGCTATAATCCGGCCAGGGGTGTTCGAGCGTGTTAAAATGGCCCTTGAAAGCGAAAATTTCCTGGGAATGACTGTTACTGACATCAAGGGAAGGGGAAGACAGAAAGGGGTAACGCAACAGTGGAGAGGGAGCGAGTACAGGGTTGACATGCTTCCGAAAATAAAGATCGAGCTTGTAGTTAAAGACGATGAAGTTGAAAAGGTAATTTCCGTGATACTGGAATCGGCACACACCGGTAATGTTGGGGATGGAAAGATATTTGTCATACCCGTAGAGGAATCCATCCGCATCAGGACCGGAGAACGAGGCGATATAGCTATCTAG
- the map gene encoding type II methionyl aminopeptidase — MHVNLPEEALRSYEEAGNILKDIKRKLYGQIKDGVKLLDIAELVEGEIRACGGTPAFPCNISINEIASHYTPSNSDKWKFSRGDIVKIDIGAYVDGYIADSAFTMEVETDENSDFIRVVEKTLDEALKSIKPGVYTCDIGRIIHDTAASEGYNVLKELFGHNLTRYALHGGVTIPNYDDNKKGKVREGDVLAIEPFITAGTGKIVRKAGGNIYQMIRENPIYPATEEERELLKEISKKFGSLPFAERWLSNVSGLEGLVRSASVRSYPVLISSDRKIVAQSEHTVIVESEGCRVIT; from the coding sequence ATGCACGTAAACCTGCCAGAAGAAGCCCTTCGGTCTTACGAAGAGGCGGGCAATATCCTTAAAGATATTAAAAGAAAGCTTTACGGCCAGATCAAGGATGGCGTAAAGCTGCTTGACATAGCGGAGCTGGTCGAGGGCGAGATCAGGGCATGCGGAGGGACCCCGGCCTTTCCCTGCAATATTTCCATAAACGAGATCGCATCACATTACACTCCATCAAATAGCGATAAATGGAAATTTTCTCGAGGAGATATTGTGAAGATAGACATTGGCGCATATGTCGACGGGTATATAGCCGACTCGGCGTTTACCATGGAGGTAGAAACCGATGAAAACTCCGATTTCATCCGCGTAGTAGAAAAAACGCTTGATGAAGCTCTGAAGTCGATAAAGCCGGGCGTTTATACATGCGACATAGGGCGTATCATACATGATACGGCGGCATCGGAAGGGTACAACGTATTAAAGGAGCTTTTCGGCCATAACCTGACACGATATGCCCTTCACGGCGGAGTGACAATACCTAACTATGATGATAATAAGAAGGGAAAGGTACGTGAAGGCGATGTTTTAGCGATAGAGCCTTTCATAACGGCCGGTACGGGAAAAATAGTCCGGAAGGCAGGCGGCAATATCTATCAGATGATAAGGGAAAATCCGATATATCCTGCGACAGAGGAAGAAAGAGAACTGTTAAAAGAGATCTCAAAAAAATTCGGTAGCCTGCCATTCGCAGAACGCTGGCTGTCGAACGTATCCGGGCTGGAAGGGTTAGTGAGGTCGGCATCGGTACGAAGTTACCCGGTACTTATTTCCTCCGACCGAAAGATAGTCGCACAGTCAGAACATACAGTGATCGTTGAAAGCGAGGGATGCAGAGTAATAACATAA